In the Micromonospora narathiwatensis genome, one interval contains:
- a CDS encoding RlpA-like double-psi beta-barrel domain-containing protein has translation MAALQGEVSWFCCGSAWGPCGTAGGGACGTCRSGNYQHAWPNASDACYAITRPDACGLGMTRRGCGFVHYTTNLCNGARVGTSIADCGPRTVSFCGERTCCGSACGSNRIVDLTPAAYSAIASLTTGLRPCSVDTV, from the coding sequence ATGGCAGCTCTGCAAGGCGAGGTGTCCTGGTTCTGCTGCGGCAGCGCCTGGGGTCCCTGCGGCACCGCGGGCGGTGGCGCCTGCGGCACCTGCAGATCGGGCAACTACCAGCACGCCTGGCCGAACGCCTCGGACGCGTGCTACGCCATCACCCGGCCGGACGCCTGCGGACTCGGCATGACCCGCCGAGGCTGCGGCTTCGTGCACTACACCACCAACCTCTGCAACGGCGCCCGGGTCGGCACCTCGATCGCCGACTGCGGGCCGCGCACCGTCTCGTTCTGCGGCGAGCGCACGTGCTGCGGCTCGGCCTGCGGAAGCAACCGGATCGTCGACCTGACGCCCGCGGCGTACAGCGCGATCGCCAGTCTCACCACCGGGCTGCGGCCCTGCTCGGTCGACACCGTCTGA
- a CDS encoding MBL fold metallo-hydrolase produces the protein MRLTVLGGSGVWPAPGQSCSGFLVEQDGFRLLVDLGYATLPRLLQRVTADGVDAVFISHGHPDHCADLNPLLRARTLRDDPPPPLPVYALPGALDAVLALDRPGMLDAAYVLHGFTAGDRLDIGPFRAQTRPLPHFVPNAGVRLAAGDRVLAYTGDSGPCPDVVELARDADLLLAEATYLDQVPADSRGHQSSAREAGRQAAEAGVGQLLLTHLRPGADPAAARAAARDGYAGQVGVAAADLVLDLP, from the coding sequence ATGCGGCTCACCGTGCTCGGCGGGTCCGGCGTGTGGCCCGCCCCGGGTCAGTCGTGCAGCGGTTTCCTCGTGGAACAGGACGGGTTCCGGCTGCTCGTCGACCTCGGCTACGCGACCCTGCCGCGCCTGTTGCAGCGGGTCACCGCCGACGGGGTCGACGCGGTGTTCATCAGCCACGGGCACCCCGATCACTGCGCCGACCTGAACCCGCTGCTGCGGGCGCGTACGCTGCGTGACGATCCGCCCCCGCCGCTCCCGGTGTACGCGCTGCCGGGTGCCCTCGACGCGGTGCTGGCGTTGGACCGCCCCGGGATGCTGGACGCCGCCTACGTCCTGCACGGGTTCACCGCCGGCGACCGGCTCGACATCGGCCCGTTCCGCGCCCAGACCCGGCCACTGCCCCACTTCGTGCCCAACGCGGGCGTCCGGCTGGCCGCCGGTGACCGCGTCCTGGCGTACACCGGGGACAGCGGCCCCTGCCCCGACGTGGTGGAACTGGCTCGGGACGCCGACCTGCTGCTCGCCGAGGCCACCTACCTCGACCAGGTGCCGGCCGACTCTCGGGGCCACCAGTCGAGCGCGCGTGAGGCCGGCCGGCAGGCCGCGGAGGCGGGCGTCGGGCAGCTGCTCCTGACCCACCTCCGGCCGGGCGCCGACCCGGCGGCGGCGCGAGCCGCCGCCCGGGACGGGTACGCCGGCCAGGTCGGGGTCGCCGCCGCCGACCTGGTGCTCGACCTGCCCTGA
- a CDS encoding cell wall protein, giving the protein MNQTLNRRRLLTTAALGGVVGATGLGSLAPEAAFAAEAATVEPGAPDPNFAEGRITKISGHMLLVTGSDLVLHSIRITDGTSIWKLNPTTFDQVAVGDGLYARGVRLPDGTLAADSVWVNIVNLHAHIASVGRNVLHLDHQGRRIVAHVVPGRSAAVYNGTPAISDMSLLRVGRHVQVLGAWHPDTNEISIATVYAAA; this is encoded by the coding sequence ATGAACCAGACCCTCAACCGTCGGCGGCTGCTCACCACCGCCGCGCTCGGCGGCGTGGTCGGCGCCACCGGACTCGGCTCGCTCGCCCCCGAGGCGGCCTTCGCCGCCGAGGCCGCCACCGTCGAGCCGGGCGCGCCGGACCCGAACTTCGCCGAGGGCCGGATCACCAAGATCTCCGGGCACATGCTGCTGGTCACCGGGTCGGACCTGGTCCTGCACTCGATCCGGATCACCGACGGCACCAGCATCTGGAAGCTGAATCCGACCACGTTCGACCAGGTGGCGGTCGGTGACGGGCTCTACGCCCGCGGCGTCCGCCTGCCCGACGGCACGCTCGCCGCGGACTCCGTCTGGGTCAACATCGTCAACCTGCACGCGCACATCGCGTCGGTCGGCCGCAACGTGCTGCACCTCGACCACCAGGGCCGCCGGATCGTCGCGCACGTCGTGCCGGGACGATCCGCCGCGGTCTACAACGGCACCCCGGCGATCAGCGACATGTCGCTGCTGCGGGTCGGCCGGCACGTCCAGGTGCTCGGTGCCTGGCATCCGGACACCAACGAGATCAGCATCGCCACCGTCTACGCCGCCGCCTGA
- a CDS encoding MauE/DoxX family redox-associated membrane protein, giving the protein MIELIAALQPLVVGAVLIWSARVKLFSRHAAAAAHGSALVRLLGQRRALPAYRLLGGVELTLGALLLLPPVLRLEAVAATVLAVGFLGYLTYARRAAPTSSCGCLSARTAPVSGRSLARAALLVAAGGLAAVSPGGWSDALSERPLAGTVVLVAELAAVVALSPELDAAWLLPLRRLRARLTHPLRGGSGVPLLATVQQLQLSDAYRRVAPLLRSDVREHWDDGDWRFVGHAAQYRGRPVTAVFAVPLTDREPDAVRVAVVDDASGQTLLSLAGTPPAGPRLAVVPA; this is encoded by the coding sequence ATGATCGAGCTGATCGCGGCGCTGCAACCGCTGGTCGTCGGTGCGGTGCTGATCTGGTCCGCACGCGTCAAACTGTTCAGCCGGCACGCCGCCGCGGCCGCCCACGGGTCGGCACTCGTCCGGCTGCTCGGCCAACGGCGGGCGTTGCCCGCGTACCGACTGCTCGGCGGCGTCGAGCTGACCCTCGGCGCGCTGCTCCTGCTGCCGCCCGTACTGCGGCTGGAGGCGGTCGCCGCGACCGTGCTGGCCGTCGGCTTTCTCGGCTATCTGACGTACGCCCGCCGGGCCGCGCCCACCTCCTCGTGCGGCTGCCTGAGCGCCCGTACGGCCCCGGTCTCCGGGCGTAGCCTGGCCCGGGCCGCGCTGCTGGTGGCGGCGGGCGGACTGGCCGCCGTCTCCCCCGGCGGCTGGTCGGACGCGCTGTCCGAGCGACCGCTGGCCGGGACCGTCGTGCTGGTCGCCGAGCTGGCGGCGGTGGTGGCGCTCTCGCCGGAGCTGGACGCCGCCTGGCTGCTGCCGCTGCGCCGGCTGCGCGCCCGGTTGACCCACCCGCTGCGCGGCGGATCCGGCGTACCACTGCTCGCCACCGTGCAGCAGCTCCAGCTCAGCGACGCCTACCGGCGGGTCGCGCCGCTGCTCCGGTCCGACGTGCGGGAGCACTGGGACGACGGCGACTGGCGCTTCGTCGGGCACGCCGCGCAGTACCGGGGCCGCCCGGTGACCGCGGTGTTCGCCGTGCCACTGACCGACCGGGAGCCCGACGCGGTACGGGTCGCCGTGGTCGACGACGCCAGCGGGCAGACCCTGCTGAGTCTGGCCGGCACGCCGCCCGCCGGCCCCCGACTCGCCGTCGTCCCCGCCTGA